The Microcebus murinus isolate Inina chromosome 4, M.murinus_Inina_mat1.0, whole genome shotgun sequence genome has a segment encoding these proteins:
- the LOC105883344 gene encoding olfactory receptor 51B5-like, producing the protein MWSNISAAPFLLTGFPGLEIFHPWISISFFAIYLSILLGNGTLLFLIRQDHTLHEPMYYFLALLAATDLGVTWTTMPTVLGVLWLDHREISQGTCFFQAYLIHSLSIVESGVLLVMAYDRFIAICNPLRYTSILTKAKVVKIGLGVLMRGFILIVPIIITLSGFPYCRPHVLSHAFCLHQDVIKLACADITFNRQKKKKKDTESFL; encoded by the coding sequence ATGTGGTCCAACATTAGTGCTGCCCCTTTTCTACTGACTGGCTTTCCAGGTCTGGAGATATTTCATCCTTGGATTTCCATCTCCTTCTTTGCTATCTATCTCTCCATACTCCTTGGCAATGGTACCCTCCTCTTTCTCATCCGACAAGACCACACTCTTCATGAGCCCATGTACTACTTTCTGGCTCTATTGGCAGCCACAGACCTTGGAGTGACTTGGACAACAATGCCCACCGTGCTTGGTGTTCTGTGGCTGGACCACAGGGAGATAAGCCAGGGAACCTGCTTCTTCCAGGCTTATCTAATCCACTCACTCTCTATAGTGGAGTCTGGAGTCCTGCTCGTCATGGCCTATGATCGTTTTATTGCCATCTGTAATCCCCTGAGATATACTTCTATTCTCACCAAAGCTAAGGTGGTGAAGATAGGTCTGGGGGTACTAATGAGGGGATTTATACTGATTGTGCCTATAATCATCACCTTGTCTGGATTCCCCTACTGCAGACCCCATGTCCTCTCTCATGCCTTCTGCCTGCATCAGGATGTGATCAAATTGGCCTGCGCTGACATCACTTTCAATAGAC